In Palaemon carinicauda isolate YSFRI2023 chromosome 21, ASM3689809v2, whole genome shotgun sequence, the following proteins share a genomic window:
- the LOC137614967 gene encoding golgin subfamily A member 6-like protein 22 — protein MNVYVNCFNNTTLDLTSNLTAVAVPTGMLLYVIFLGTAGVLSTIGDVVFRRFRTVKNFVEDKCLSKKSDIPPQTKEIEWPKEMATILTEFQISIKQIKEMFNIRNDEEHYAVHETRTLSSSETKEAFRLKIDLIDGVIERTMEKLAVLGLQNNVNHENRPLCETANEHLQLINKNLDRKFKDLEKARLVREQEKRDMEHELQKLEREKYIGKNKIEEFMRKKTECERKLKEFEHDIFIFGKENVIIQNVWKRDLNIKQNKISTKNNKIADLERMKHDIKNKIDKRRLEIDNIKEDKIVMGKEIDNRRLIIQDMEKKKIGIENEINTNNTEIEKMEGKKKDMKQEIDTKRFKIEDMEKDKINMEDEIDMKNKKIESLNRKIIVMKDEIDMKMERKKMERMKMDMKNKIEMNRARIEDMDRKTSVMEEEINVKNKKIEDMKREKNNMEKKIKRLEEGHFDSMDKIENEINQKVMEICKLNGEISRRKLDIKVLEQEIDDILKKANILEGEAQILFNRLDGLPQKIRPDIKNIVLRMLAIIGVVKLAPIPVKMMQGDSEKGHSGVNGTIMFSENREEKEECWLSPMESPAKNTEVVAVLGDSMSLNNHNHALCEMAIENMRLDSINKKMDSKIRELEADQLTWEQERRNIAKKIQELKNEEYIWQDKIMNMEKENIIRELEVQDMERKYVILMQDHRIKEDNWLYEKILMQNEIDQKHTIIEDIERELFSMQNKIDPMHTTKEDMEHEKISMHNEIDQMNLKIHEMKKEQYKMENEINRQNTKITELEKELCKMENELDQKNRKIHSMEKDKQFREKEIIKNNREILGQEKEIFIMQAEINKTNKEIQEMNKEPFTMDIGDMRELQFQMKNEINQQDVKILDMDRMLFDMQRVIQKKNGEIEEMEREKKFDLEYEMELIGKDRLLYMNKAQDEIRKQDRVLCYLKCDLLKYEKQIEHLENEKKRNLDSLQQLDGQVQVLLKRVPDFPKDQQPQFRKIFGHMANRRINGTGITEPEDWNKKWLKIGSHLNYQPLRDTHDMPSGFQPSRSQGNNLKDGLSKGNRSNWFCFTMFLEKIHRTGIVEQEDWNKKWLEISSHLNYQTLRDSEDIPSGFQPSKSQEKIHRTGIVEQEDWNKNWLEIGSHLNYQPSRDRQDMPGGFQNSRYQGGQIQNKWTDTQQASLTTSSMLCPLEKNS, from the exons ATGAACGTTTATGTTAATTGTTTTAATAACACAACATTGGATCTTACCTCAAATTTAACTGCTGTGGCAGTTCCCACAGGTATGTTGTTATATGTAATATTTTTAGGCACAGCAGGTGTCTTGAGCACGATTGGAGACGTGGTATTTCGACGTTTTAGAACTGTAAAAAATTTTGTAGAAGACAAATGCCTTTCAAAAAAGTCGGATATACCTCCTCAAACAAAAGAAATCGAGTGGCCTAAGGAAATGGCCACTATACTTACAGAATTCCAAAtatcaataaaacaaataaaagaaatgttCAACATTCGTAATGATGAGGAACACTATGCGGTCCACGAAACAAGGACACTTAGTTCCAGTGAAACGAAAGAGGCGTTTAGGTTGAAAATTGATCTAATAGACGGTGTTATCGAAAGGACCATGGAGAAACTAGCAGTTCTTGGGTTGCAAAACAACGTCAATCATGAAAATCGTCCTTTATGTGAGACGGCGAATGAGCATTTGCAATTAATAAATAAGAATTTGGATCGTAAATTCAAAGATTTGGAAAAAGCTCGATTGGTTCGGGAACAAGAGAAAAGAGATATGGAGCATGAATTACAGAAAttggaaagagaaaaatatattggaaaaaataaaattgaggAATTTATGAGGAAAAAAACCGAATGTGAACGTAAACTAAAAGAGTTTGAACATGATATATTTATCTTTGGTAAAGAAAATGTGATCATACAAAACGTCTGGAAGCGTGACCTAAATATCAAGCAAAACAAAATTAGCACAAAGAACAACAAAATAGCAGACTTGGAGAGGATGAAAcatgacataaaaaataaaattgacaaGAGGAGGTTGGAAATCGACAATATAAAGGAGGACAAAATTGTCATGGGAAAAGAAATTGACAACAGAAGGTTAATAATCCAGGACATGGAGAAGAAAAAAATTGGCATAGAAAACGAAATTAACACAAATAATACGGAAATTGAAAAAATGGAGGGAAAGAAAAAAGATATGAAACAGGAAATTGATACGAAGAGGTTCAAAATCGAGGATATGGAAAAGGACAAAATTAatatggaagatgaaatcgatatgaaaaataagaaaattgagagcTTAAACAGGAAGATAAttgtaatgaaagatgaaattgaCATGAAAATGGAGAGGAAGAAAATGGAGAGGATGAAAAtggacatgaaaaataaaattgaaatgaataGGGCGAGAATAGAGGACATGGATAGGAAGACAAGTGTCATGGAAGAAGAAATTAacgtgaaaaataagaaaattgaagacatgaagagggaaaaaaataatatggaaaaaaaaatcaagcgcTTAGAAGAGGGACATTTTGACAGCATGGATAAAATTGAAAACGAAATAAATCAAAAAGTCATGGAAATCTGCAAATTAAATGGTGAAATCAGTCGACGTAAATTAGATATCAAAGTATTAGAACAGGAAATTGACGATATTTTGAAAAAGGCAAACATTTTAGAAGGCGAAGCTCAAATTCTGTTCAATCGTTTAGATGGATTACCCCAAAAAATCCGACCAGATATCAAGAACATTGTACTAAGGATGTTAGCTATAATAGGAGTTGTTAAATTAGCCCCAATCCCAGTAAAGATGATGCAAGGTGACAGTGAAAAGGGGCATTCAGGTGTCAACGGAACAATAATGTTTAGTGAAaacagggaagaaaaagaagagtgcTGGTTGAGTCCAATGGAATCTCCGGCAAAGAACACAGAGGTAGTAGCAGTACTCGGGGATTCGATGAGCCTTAACAATCATAATCATGCTTTGTGTGAAATGGCGATTGAAAATATGCGCTTGGATTCTATAAATAAGAAGATGGATAGTAAAATCAGAGAACTGGAGGCGGATCAATTGACCTGGGAACAGGAGAGAAGAAACATAGCAAAAAAAATCCAGGAATTAAAGAATGAAGAATATATTTGGCAAGATAAAATCATGAATATGGAGAAGGAAAATATAATCAGGGAACTTGAGGTACAAGACATGGAGAGGAAATATGTTATCCTGATGCAAGACCATAGGATCAAGGAAGATAATTGGTTATATGAAAAAATCTTGATGCAAAATGAAATTGACCAGAAGCACACAATAATAGAGGACATAGAGAGAGAACTATTTAGCATGCAGAATAAAATTGACCCGATGCATACAACAAAAGAGGATATGGAGCATGAAAAAATCTCCATGCATAATGAAATTGACCAGATGAACctaaaaatacatgaaatgaagaaagaacaatatAAAATGGAGAATGAAATTAATAGGCAGAACACAAAAATAACGGAATTGGAGAAAGAACTATGTAAAATGGAAAATGAACTTGaccaaaagaatagaaaaatacacaGCATGGAAAAGGACAAACAATTCAgggaaaaagaaattatcaaaaataatagaGAAATACTGGgccaagaaaaagaaatatttatcatgCAAGCTGAAATTAACAAGACGAATAAAGAAATACAGGAAATGAACAAAGAACCATTTACCATGGACATAGGGGACATGAGGGAACTACAATTTCAAATGAAGAATGAAATTAACCAGCAGGATGTAAAAATACTAGATATGGACAGAATGCTATTTGACATGCAAAGagtaattcaaaagaagaatggagaaatagaggaaatggagagagagaaaaaatttgacTTGGAATATGAAATGGAGTTAATTGGGAAGGATAGATTGCTGTACATGAACAAAGCCCAAGATGAAATACGAAAACAGGATAGGGTTCTCTGTTATCTAAAATGTGATCTgcttaaatatgaaaaacaaattgaacacctagaaaatgaaaagaaaagaaatttggaCTCGTTACAACAATTAGATGGCCAAGTTCAAGTTCTGTTGAAACGTGTTCCAGATTTTCCGAAAGACCAACAACCCCAATTCCGGAAGATTTTTGGACATATGGCAAAC AGAAGAATTAATGGTACTGGAATAACGGAACCAGAAGATTGGAACAAAAAATGGCTTAAGATtggcagccacctgaattaccagccATTGAGAGATACACAtgatatgccaagtggattccagccttccagatctcaagggaataatttaaaagatggactcagcaaagggaacaggtcaaactggttctgttTTAcaatgttccttg AGAAGATTCACagaactggaatagtggaacaggaagATTGGAACAAAAAGTGGCTTGAGATtagcagccacctgaattaccagacattgagagatagcGAGGAtataccaagtggattccagccttccaaatcTCAAG AGAAGATTCACagaactggaatagtggaacaggaagATTGGAACAAAAACTGGCTTGAGATtggcagccacctgaattaccagccatcgagagatagacaggatatgccaGGTGGATTCCAGAATTCCAGATATCAAG gtggacagatacagAACAA gtggacagatacacaacaagcaagtctgactacttctagtatgttgTGTCCTTTAGAGAAGAATTCATAg